The window CCTGATGATACTTTCTCAACAGTTTTAAATTTATTTCCATTGTAAACTCTTATCTGAGTAATTTTTTCATAAATTTTATTTTCTTCATTACCATAACTTAACTCATCTCTTACTTTTAATGTTCCACTCAAAGCTTTAATATAAGTTACTTTAGTTCCATTATTTTCATGTCGTATTTTATAAACTCTACCTGAAAAAGAATCTTCATCAGAATAATTTGTAAAAGTTAGTTCATGTATTTTATCTAAAAATTCAACTATACCAATATCTTGCAAAGCAGACCCACTAGAACACGGAAAAACTTTATTTTGTTTAATCATACTTTTCATATTACTTAACCATAAATTATTTTCATATCCATCTTCAATATATTTCTCAAAAAGCACTTCATCTCTTTCTGCTATAAATTCTATAAGATCTTCTTTCATTCCATCTTTACTAAAAGATTCTGTTATATCACAAACATCTTCTGTTAGATTCAATCTAACTTCTTCTAATACACTTTCCACATCTGCACCCACTCTATCTACCTTGTTTATAAAGAAAAAAGTAGGTACTTCATATTTTCTAAGTAATTGCCAAAGCGTTTCTGTATGACCCTGTATACCTTCAACCGCACTAATAATGACAATAGCATAATCCATAATTTGAATTGACCTTTCCATTTCTGATGAAAAATCTATGTGTCCAGGAGTATCTATTAAGTAATAATTTGAATCTTTATAAGTCATTACTGCTTGGTCTGAAAACACTGTAATTCCTCGTTCTCTTTCTATATTATGACTATCTAAAAAAGCATCTTTATGATCTACTCTGCCTCTTTCCCTAATGCTTTTAGTATGATACAAAATTTGCTCAGCAAATGTAGTTTTGCCAGCATCTACATGTGCTAGTATTCCAATCGTTTTATTCATAATTCCATCCCCCAAAGAAAAAGAAAGTACCTACTTTAACTTGTAGGTACTTCTTTATATTTAATAATAATACTCTTCAATTTTTTTAGCTACTTCATCAGATAATTTGAACCTCAACTCATTTATTTTTTGAGCACCTTCTTGATCATCTGATTTTAATACATATTTATACTCAGATAATAAATTGTCCATTTCTTCTGATACGTGTTTTAAAATCTTAAGATCACTTGATTTAAGTTCTTCATATGTCTTCTTAACAACAGCATTTACTTTTCCAGTTTCATAATCTACAGTATCACCAAAATGATCAATTCTTAATAAAGCGTCTACATACCATCTCATCATATCTTCTAAATCTTTTTTATTCTCATAATCTTTATTATCTCTAATAAATTTTTCAAGCGTAACTGCTCTATTTTTTATTTCTTCAAAATCAATACTTACATATTCTTCAACAAATGTAGGCTTCTCTAATTCTTTCTTTCTAAGTTCGTAATATGGTTTTACATTTTCAGAAAGATAAGTACCAAAAGTATCATTAATCATGGAATAATCCATAGTTAGATAATAACTTCCTTCTAAAGATTCAAATGTATAACCAGAAGCTACAGCATCCATTACTTCTTTCTTTATATTTTCATCTTTAATTGATTCTAAGTTCAACTCATAATTTTCATCCATAGTGTCATTAACTGCGCCGAAATATTCCATTGAATTAAATTTCTTAGACAGCTTATCGAAATTATCCTTTAATAAAATTTCATATTTCATAACCATTTTATCTGCAGTTTTTTCATCAACTTTTTGTATATTGTCTAAAATAAACTTTTTTATTTCTAAAGTATTGTTTGCTTCTAATACTTTTATAAATTCAGCAAATGTTTTTTCACTAACTTCTTTTTCAACATTGTTTTCTACTTGTGTATTTTCTTTTGGCTCTTCTTTATTTGCGCAACCTGCTAAAACAGTAGCTAAGCAAACCATTAATAATGCTGCTATTACCATTTTTTTCATTTTGTATTTCTCCTTTTATGTGTTTTTATGTTTTATATAATTATGTATTACAAATAATTATATAGTATCAAATAATTTTTGTCACTTCCTAATTTTATTAATTTAAGGTTAGTTGAAAGTTCATCTTTTTTTATATATACTATATTTAGTTGAAGATTCATTCAATTCAAAAACTTAATATTAAAGGGGGATTACAATGTATAGCTTTAAAAACGACTATAGTGAAGGTGCTCATACAAAAATTTTGAACGCTTTAATAAAAACAAATATGACACAAACAGAAGGGTATGGATATGATTGTCATACCCAAAATGCAGTTTCTAAAATAAAAAATTTAGTACATAATCAAAATATTGATGTTCATCTTATATCTGGAGGAACTCAAACAAATCTTACCGCAATTGGAGCTTTTTTAAGACCGCATGAAGCTTGTGTATCTGCTAATACAGGTCATATTGCAGTTAACGAAACTGGAGCAATTGAGTATACAGGACACAAAGTAATTACAATAGATTCAAATGATGGAAAAATAGTTCCCGAGAAAATCAAGGAAATATTAAATTCTCCTTTAAATGAACATGTTGTAAAGCCAAAACTTGTATATATTTCTAACCCAACAGAACTAGGTACAATATATACAAAGGAAGAACTTAAAAATCTTAGTGAATTTTGTAAGTCTAATAACCTTATATTATATGCAGATGGTGCAAGATTAGGTTGTGCTATTTGTGCTAAAGAAGGAGATTTAACTTTATCTGATATGTGTAATTTTACAGATGCATTTTTTATTGGTGGAACTAAAAACGGAGCACTTCTTGGTGAAGCCTTAGTAATAAAAAAAGAAAGTTTAAAAGAAGACTTTAGATACCATATAAAACAAAAAGGAGCATTACTTGCCAAAGGAAAACTTCTAGGCATACAGTTTGAAGAATTATTTACCGCCAACCTTTATTTTGAACTTGCAAAACATGCTAATGAAATGGCATATCTTTTGAGTGAAGGTTTAAAAGAAGCCAATTGTAAGTTTTTAATAGACTCTCCAACTAATCAAATTTTTCCTATCTTAGAAAATAAAATAATCGAAAGATTAGAGAAAAAGTTTAATTTTTACACTTGGAAAAAAATAGATGATAATAATTCTGCTATTAGATTAGTTACCTCATGGGCCACTAAAAAAGAAGCCGTCCTTGAATTCATAAACGAATTAAAAAAATAGAAAAACAACAAAATAGTCAACCTTAAGGTTGACTATTTTGAACATTATATTCTCTTTCACCTAAATCCTGTGCAAACCTTAACAAATACCCATCAGGATCCATAACCAAAAATTCTTTTTGTCCCACTAATTTATCATCTGCCCTATACCAGTTCTCCTCTATATCTATTTTTATAGGATAGTCATGTTTTTTTATATTTTTATATAATGCATAAATATTATCAACCTCTATTTGAAAGTTAATACCCCTTCCAAAAGGATATGATAATTCTCCTGTTTCCCAATATCCATTTATCTCTTCAATCATAATCTGAGAATTATTCAGTGATATTAAAGCAAACTTGTCTTCTTTTCTCTCATACTCTAATTTAAACAAAAGAATATTCAAATAAAAATGCAGGCTTTTCTCTATATTCAAAACAGACATTTCTGGTATTAATCCATTAAATTTAAACATAATATACTCCTAAATTTATTTAATATTATCTTTTTTATATACATAATCTAAACTATACTTCTCTTTTTTCTTTAAAAATACTACATCCCAAAAAGCTATTCCAAATGCTCCTCCAAAAGCAATCGAAATTGCATTTAGTAATCCACTATTTGATATTTTAAAATAATTGCAAATATAGTTTAATAAGCTAAATAATATAAATGATTTAACAAACGTAAATACCCTTTTCTTCAGATCTCGTCTCTCTAATTTTCTTATATTAATAATAGTCATAATTACTATATATATTATATATAAAATGATAGAAATTATATATGTACCAATAAATTTATTGGTAACCCACTTATCTATTCCTGTATATACAGCAAAAAATACCATTCCAGTTTGTATCAGAAATATTATAGTAAGTAACTTTCCTAAATGTATATTCTTTTTCATTTTTAAGACCTCACTTTTTCTATACAATGTTTATTTTTTTAAAGCAATATAAATAATAACAAATACCATAATAACTATATATACTAGGTACATCATTTTAAATTTTTTATCTATTTCTTTTTTCTCTTTTTTATATTCTTCTAGATTAAGTTTTTTCCGCTTTGGAAGTAATGGTATTATTAATGTAAAAAATATTGCATTAATAAATAAAATCAATTCATCATATCTAATAAATCCTATTGTATTTTCAAAAGTTTTAAATTCAAATAACATGCTTATAGTTGCTAAAGTACTTATAGTAATTGAACTATATGTTAAT is drawn from Tepidibacter hydrothermalis and contains these coding sequences:
- a CDS encoding bleomycin resistance protein, translated to MFKFNGLIPEMSVLNIEKSLHFYLNILLFKLEYERKEDKFALISLNNSQIMIEEINGYWETGELSYPFGRGINFQIEVDNIYALYKNIKKHDYPIKIDIEENWYRADDKLVGQKEFLVMDPDGYLLRFAQDLGEREYNVQNSQP
- a CDS encoding threonine aldolase family protein — its product is MYSFKNDYSEGAHTKILNALIKTNMTQTEGYGYDCHTQNAVSKIKNLVHNQNIDVHLISGGTQTNLTAIGAFLRPHEACVSANTGHIAVNETGAIEYTGHKVITIDSNDGKIVPEKIKEILNSPLNEHVVKPKLVYISNPTELGTIYTKEELKNLSEFCKSNNLILYADGARLGCAICAKEGDLTLSDMCNFTDAFFIGGTKNGALLGEALVIKKESLKEDFRYHIKQKGALLAKGKLLGIQFEELFTANLYFELAKHANEMAYLLSEGLKEANCKFLIDSPTNQIFPILENKIIERLEKKFNFYTWKKIDDNNSAIRLVTSWATKKEAVLEFINELKK